The genomic region TGTGTTAAATCTGTGCTTTCaccaaattaaagaaaagatgaagcCAAGCGAGAAGGGAAGAATGCAATTTGGAACAAGTGAATGTAAATGAGAGAAAGGATTGAAGACAAGAGTTGAAGCACGATACAAAACACAggctcaaaaaagaaaagatcacatggaaaggaagggaaataaacCTAACCTTGACATTAGTGAAATATTAACCAGacagacaaggaagaaaagtggttgttggaggaaggggaaaggacaAAGGATTCATCTCATCTGACCACAGACATCTACAATGCAGTCGTTTAAATGAGAGCTGCCTGTCTAGAGTTGTTTGTTtgtagtcaatggagagaaataggcCCTTTTAGGGTGCAATTCAGTTGGCGTAGCTGAGGTGGCCACCTCAGGAGGAGGGTGCATTTTGTCCTGGAAGTGCTTTTCTCTTCAGAGACTGAGAAGTGGATCTAAACCTGTAGTGGCAGTGTTTATAGTGCAAGATGTCTGCACGTAAAGCCAGATGAAGTGTATTCCCTCCcaacaggggggaaaaaacaagtgtTGTGGAACAAACTCCTTTTGTATGGCTTTGCAGAAGTGAACATGAAGAGTTCTGAAGCAGCCCTGTAGGTCAGCACGTAGGAATTTGTTCCTGTGTTGTATGACATACAAGCACACCTGACCTAGCATCCATCTGGCCCAGTATCCTGCGTGCTAAGTGCTGGTGGAAGGAGTATAGGAAACATGTTGTTCAAGCTCTGAAAGCCATTGGGCTCCCAGAGCTGGAGCTGCATCCCAAACTATCATCTTTAATCGTCACCAGTATAATATCTTCTATGAGTTTTTCCGATCCCTTTGGGAATCAGTTTATACTTCCACCACATAAGGCATGCCCTGGTTTAACTACCTGttgtgtgttaaaaaaaaaaatgaaaaagcatcttCCTTTGGATTGCTTTAAATGCACTTCTTTTTGGCCTGAAGTTTCTAAACTAAAATACATTCAACTATCCTCAATGCCACCCCTTCACGTGGGTGTCTTGTATTTCTTATCCCCACTGGAGAGATGTCTACAGTTAATACATTCATATGCCCATTTGCTTGGGGTATAAATTTGAGAGATCCCTTTCCTTCACCATGCTAGTATTTTACTGGCTGAATTCTAAATCCCTTGAGTTTGCTCTGTTTCTATGGTTGTTTAGTTTCATATCTAATTTTTCTAATCATAAAAGTGTCTGTGCTGCCAAAACTAGCCTTCGTTTGAATGTTTAGAAATGTGTAGCACTGCATGTTTTATCCATGTGTCAGCTTGGAAAGCTGCCGGGCTCATCGTCCGTGAAGGGGCTTCTGAGTATTTCATATACTTAGGGCTGTATTCTGCTTTTGGTGACGCCAGTGGATATTTTCCTGTTGAGTTCAGTGACAGTGGCACAGGGTTAGAAGGAAGCAAAACACTTGCAGATGCTGGAATTGTGCTTTTAAATAAGTGACTTAAAGTCATCAGAAGATCCCTCAAGTCAATCAGTGTTGGcatttcctgtttgttttcccttctagGAGAAGAAGATTTTTCAGATTCCCTGGATGCATGCCGCAAGACATGGGTGGGATGTTGAAAAAGATGCTCCCTTATTTAGAAACTGGGCAATTCACACAGGTATTGGAACTCTCTTTCTGCAGGACAGATTTTCacattgttttcccttttaaagttacattttccttctctcttgtctttgcttttactAACACAGAGAGTGAATTTAAGTTTGTAGATTTGTGTGAGGCTAAGTGCTTTTTTCAAGGCCTGCAATACTCCAGCTTTATTGAAGCGCCATAACTCATTTGCATTCAGGAACACAGTAAAACTTAAATTGATTTAAACGTTAGCAAGATTGTGTTCAGAATTGTCAGGAGTAGAGCACACTCAGCACTTTGTAGACTTGGCCCCTTAGCTTTTGATGCCTTTCTATGGATTTGAGCCAGACATCATAAAGGTAAATGCTGTGCAAGCTTTTCCACAGTGTTGTGGAGTCACATCTGATCTGCAGTGCCCTTGGTCTTTCTTGAGCAGAAACTGTTCATCATGTGTTCTAGAAATGTGCATGGGAATGAGATCACAGCACTCTCTTGCAACCTCAGCTATTGTTTGAATGCTTGTCATGGGAACCAAAGGCTGATACCTTGAAGTTAACCTACGCTGTTATTAACTCACCTTAGGTTTTCAATTGCACATCGTGTGTGCctaactttcttttcttgtttagGAAAATACCAGTCAGGAGTAGATAAACCTGATCCAAAGACGTGGAAGGCAAACTTCCGTTGTGCTATGAACTCCCTGCCTGACATAGAAGAAGTGAAGGACAAAAgtataaagaaaggaaacaatgcCTTCAGAGTGTACCGGATGCTGCCATTATCTGAAAGACCTTCCAAAAAAGGTAGAGGGGAGAGCTTGTCAACATGAAAATGGTTTTGGGGGCATTGTTATTATTTTGGGGCCCGCAAAATGTGCCGGTTCTACTTCTGTGAAGCTGGACATTTTTATCCAGATGTTCCCCAGAACTTAGGAACAGCTGTATGAAAAATAGGCTACATTCAGTTAAGAGAACAAGCCGCTTGGAGAGATGGACGAGATGTGATATCCCCAAGCTGGTGATGTGTGTAAATTGTGTTAGTTCTGTTAAAGCCAATGGAGTTGTGTTCTGATGCTAGTCTCAGGTTTCCTTCACTCAAGGAAAATGATTAGGGGGATATTAGAGATCAATGCATTTAATTCAATAGGCTCATTCAGAATACGGTGGCAGACATTTTGGTACCTTTTTTCAAGTAAGGGTAGAAGTAAACTGGTGCTCTGTTGAGCTGAGTGGAAGCAGTACACTCTCTGCTCAGAACATTAAACCGTGAAACCACGTAGCTACACTAGGCCatgaaaaaacagcccccacaGCATGATAATGGTGAAATGGGATATTATGTTTTAATCTCCAAATTTAAGGATTAGGTCTCCCACCTGCCAGGAGAGGACCTAATCACCAGGTCAATCTCATGAGTATTTGGTTTCTTATGGAGTAGAAACATTGGCTTCTTTATGGCTCACTGGCTTCCTTATGGCTTCGTTACTGGTTTATGGAGTAGAACGATGTCTTCCTTCGTCCCCTGGTATCCTCTGGTGTCTAGGATTTTTGGACAAAAAGATAACCTGCAAACCAAACGCACAGTGTTCCTCTAAAAGCCAGTTCAGTTCACCTGTAGCTCagtttgctgttttcttaaattgAGAAGTGAAAGGCACATCTTCAGTTTAGGGTCAGTGTGATTGGAAATTATGAACTCTGGCATTTTTGGGGCAGAATCATACTATGAAAGGGAGATCAATCTGCAAAAGGTAGAACATTTGCTTTGAAGCCGTTTCCAGTCTCTTGTCAACGGTGTATTTTCTATGTTCAGGCATATTTCCCTGAACCGTAACCTGTCCCATTGTGGTAGATTCCTCTCATAGCTGTAAGAACTAGAAAAGTTCATCATGAAAGCTGAGATTCTGGAGATGGGGGCTGTAGCAGGAGAGGATTCTGCAGCAAGTCCAGTTACTATGAAACTCTGACATATTTTGGGCCCTGTGTATATTCTCACATGCCCTTTCTACACAGCACGTGGCTAAATTTATGTGTGAGTGAGAGCAAAAGAATTTGGCTGCAAACATTTCTAATTCTCAGTGCTATCTTGTAGTAGAGATGGGAGAAATTCCTGGGACACGTCTGTGCACACAGTGGGGTAGAGCAGAGCTTGCACCAGCAAGTCTGAGCTTCCACATCAGGGTCTTGTCAGGTCAGAGCAGGGGCAGCAACACTGGGGTCTGCCAAGGCACACGACATTTTGTGAGGGTCATATGTTGTGTGGTTTTCTGGATTGTCAAGTCCAACATGATCGCATACACCACTTTTGCATGAACTatatatttttcccccctcaagTTGCAactatttacaaaaatatttgttgaagTTTATTGTGATCTCTTTTCACATGAAATCAATGAACAATCTCCCTTTTCCTATAGCTACAGTGGGAGCGTCAcaaattttttccctttaagagtatttttctccgccttcctgctttttcttttaacaggcCTTGTTGCTTAGTTTGTCACTCTTCCGTATTTTTCACCTTGATTGTTTGACTGCAGTTGCTTTCCTCAGTCCTATCACGGGTTTTTTTGTAggcctttaaaaatgaagcacaaagcCAGAGTGTTCAAGGTGAATTTTTGACTGCCCAGGCCCTGCCAGGGGGGTTTAAAATGAAGCACAATGTGTTCTCCCTTTCCTAGGAGGTGCTGCCGTTTTGAGGCATGTTTTGGGGCTATTTATTGGTGAATATAGAAAGTGTGAAGGATTAACTCATGGCACACAGGACTTtaagaaatctttcttctgctgttgcaggaaaaaaaactaagTCCGAGAAGGATGACAAATTCAAACAAATTAAGGTAAGAAGCAGCTGTTTAATAGTGCGAGAGCTTGTGAAAACAATCTGttgcaaatttttttaatagccccAATAGTATACTGTGGTGGATATTTGCAAATCTCTCATGCTTGTGGTTTGGTTAAGTAGCTACAGTTACATGggatgtttggttttggttttttttttaaatgtgaaggCTGTTAAAGCCATGACTGACGTCATCAGTTGACACAGCCCTTGTGTTACAACGCCTGGAGGTTGGAAAACTGGCAGCCTCGGCAATACATTTGccatttgtttctctgtgtaaGTAGAAATGCAGTAATTATGGAAAGAATGCTTCTGAACAATAGAGCTACCTTTTGGagcaattattttctgtgcGTAAGGCATTGGaagttcatttttgtttagGCAAGGGGGAGAAGTTCTGTCAGAGCTGCACCCTCTGCTCATGTTTTGCCAGTTAGAAGACCTCAGTTGTAAAGCTCCTCAGTCACTGCCTGAGATTTCTGCTCAGAGCATGGACCCTGactgacatttgctttccctACAAAGCATGGTGTTGCCTAGCTTTCACACTTCTGCTCAGCACCTCTACGAGGTGGTCAGTATTACACACTGGCAGGATTTGGTCCCCCTtcaattttttcaaaaagcaaatcaCAAAGGTTTCAGACTTTCAGCCTTCAGTAAAGTTGGTGTTCTTGGGTTGCACGTAGCAGCCGTGTCTGCAGCAGAAGGGCACTCACTACATGTCCCTGTGGATGTGAGAGACCTGGGCCTTACCAAATCCCTGCTCCACATTAGGCAAGGGGGACTGTGAGCAGGTCTTCCACCTTGCAGATAGGTCTCCTACCACTGGGTTTTTGGACAAACGGAGTCTCTCCATTAAAAAATGGATGCTCAGCAATGGAAAGAAGCCGTAAGTGTCTGAGTAGCCCAGATAAAAATAGGctctttcctttgaaacaaaGGACTGAACTGCCTGCCTGAGGCTTAATTTCTACCTTATCCTAGATGTATGCTTTTGACTATGCATGCAGCTCCCTGTTGAggaggcatttattttttaaatctaagtGACACCTTTCCCCATGCATTTAGCTTAGGCTAGACATCTGGACACAGAAAATTTAGGTGATTTAGCACCAACTGTGCCAGTGTCCAAGTCCCTTTGTGGATCTGGCACCATCACCTGAGTTCCAAGATGCatatttgtttctgcagctcGAAAAGGGCTACTAAATAAACTCTGTAACCAAGCCTCAGTAAAGCTGAGCAAGGTGCTGGGTGTGCAGCATTCCCATGGgggctgctgtgttttctgggGCACTGCACAACACCAGAGGCTCAAGTGTCCGGTGTGCAGCCCTAACCTGTCTTTGCAGTCGGGATCCTCAATGGATCAATAGCAGctaattttatcttttctggcTCTCCAGGTCTTTGACCTGTGGGTGGACACAACTGGTGCAGCTCATCAAAGACCTAGTTGCCATTAACACTAACTTTGCACCCTTCTGATGTGCAGAGGGGCCTTGAGACAGGGTGCGTGTTTGCCTTGCTTAATGGCTGGGAAGGTGCAGACTCGTGTCAAAGTGACAGCTCTTTTTGAGTGGATCACAATCACAGCATGTGGCATCCAGGAAAGACCTGTCACGCTGTCCCTAGTTTTTTGTTCCCTTGATAATGGTTCATAGGGTTAGTACTGTGAAGGGCTGGCACCAGGTCTTGAGGCTCACTTTTACCCTGCCCTTGCTGAAATGCTTTAGAGCAGTGAAAATGAGCATGGCATGGCTTCAAATCCAACTGGCAGCTCTGTACCTCTCTGCAAGTGTCTCTGGGTCAGCAGCGAGGAGCAACTTCCCTTGCAGGGCTGGCATGGCCAGCCCAGAGTAAGAGCAGAAGACTTTAGACTTTGTAACCAATAACCCGGTAAGGGAGCCAGTACCAGGGAGGAGGTTGGACCTGTAGATAATCCTTTAAATGTGTTtatagctttttaaagaaatcctgAGTTTATGGAATTAAACTTCTTGGTGTCTATTCTGAAGGGAGTTTTTTAGATTCCCACTCAAGTGTACCAGACCTACAGAGATGCATCTTGTGGAAAGCTCAGTCTATGTAGAACAGGTGGTGTTTTCCCAACACTATTGCCCTGTGGTAATGTTTATGATGTGATCTAAAAGGCTGTATTTAGTGTAAAcactttggttttctttcaggcttgctgcagagaaaaattaaggCTGGAATTTAGTAATTGCTGTACAGAAGCTAAGGCTTCCTTTCAGAGAGCGCTAAGAGATACAGCATGTTTGGAAGGGAATGACATGAATATTAAAGAGAGTACTGTTTTAAAGCaatgtttcttccttgtttgttcCAAATGTTAATCTCTTGTAGTAAATAGCACACTAATTTCTTGCTCTGTGAAGGCTCACtctaaatctgaaaattaaaaatagctttcgTTTCAAAGCAGAAGATCTGGAAATGGAGTAGACTCTGGCTTCTTCTCAGAGAACCAAAATATCGTTCTAAGACCGTGTCTAGCAGCGACCAGGGGGTATATGGCAGGCAGAAGCAATATGATTTATTACCGTCTCAGAACAAAGAGATGAACTGAGTCCAGGCTcctaaaataaatcaaacctgACCCAACTGTACTGTTTTCATTCTAGCAAGAGCCAGTTGAATCATCTTTTGGGATTAATGGCCTAAATGATGTCACTTCTGACTATTTCCTGTCCTCCAgtataaaaaatgaagttgacAGTACAGTGAACTTTGTAGGTAAGTACTCCTGTGCTTTTCTTACATGCCAAGCATACAGGTGACTTCAGAAACCGTTTTAACTGTGCCAGACTCAGCTTGCCATCAGCATTTTGCACTTCGGAGAATGCCATGGTTGCAGTCAGATCAACCCATTTTTCACTAGCCCAAGCCATGCAAGGTCCTGGTTGCAGGTCAGCCCCACCACTTGCAGAGACAGCGAGCAGCACTGTGGCAGTGTGGTGGTTCCCCTGAGAGTAAAGCACTTACAGACATGCTCAGGGGGCTTTTCCTGACATGAATTTACTCCACAGGGTAGTGACTGTAGCCAATGTCACGTGGGAGTTAAACTGCAGTCAGATGGCGGTTTCCCATTGCTCAACGCAAAGGTTTGTGTATAGGGTACCATTTTATTTGGGAGTTTAAACCTCCAGATGAAATGGAGGAACTTGGTTCTTTTTACTGGCACCTCAGTAGCAGAGTTAGTTCTTAAGATCACTGAGCTAACAACAAGGATCAGCGAAGACTGCATTTAGAAACTGGTACATTAGGAATTAGCTGTCATCTCAGCATGTGAATAATTGGTTCTTAGTAGAATAATTGGGCTGGTTTTTGACAGCTCTTTTTTGGCTGAGGTTGTCACTGCAGTGAGGGCTTCTATAAATGTGACCCATATACCATTTTGTCTAGAATGatgaaaaagtgtttgaaaGCTATGTTAGTCTTCTGCTTGGAGAGATGGCAGAAATTATGTGCAGTGACTATTTTTGATGCCTGTTTCTTAGGTCGCAGGGCTTTGTATAGTCATTCCCCTCAACTACTTCTGTGGCTGAGGAGTTTGTGAGtagttttcctctctttatgGCAGTTCATTTAATCAGCTGTTGCTTTGTAAGAGTGTTAGAACATGATTGTTGCTCTTACTGTTACAGAGGGTTTTATAACTTGAAGGAATAGCATTGCAGTGCTATTAGTGCTTCCTATTTACTGACTGACTCATAAACAAATCTGAAACACCCCAAGGCCAATATGCAGTCCCAGGGAAGAAGCTTCatacatttttgctttattttacattcttaaAGTCAAACAGAGGTAAATTAACAGAAGTCTTTGGAATGTACCTGGTGTTCCCCAAAATCCACTAATACCAGAGAGAGCAATTTAGCTGCACACATCTCAGTTTTCTACTGTACAGTGTATCCTGAACTCCTGTTTGATTTTATGATGAGAGGAACGCGTGTTGCACCTTAGAAGATCTCAGTAATTTACAGGACAGGACCCATTGTGGCAACATCAACACCTAAGAAGTATCAAAGGTCTGTTGTGGAAACCAAGCAAGATGTTCAGaggaacagaacagaatttgCACCTTAAgggctttcatttttctctggaCTCACAGAATCCATTTTCAGGGGTAGGACAGCAACGCTCGGGTGGGTAACTGTCATCCAGTGTTGTTTAATTAATAGCTTGTGAAGTGTGCTGCTTATCCTGACTGGAGAGAGAAGTCCTTATTTAGGACTGCAAGCAGGATTTTAATGTAAACAGGGGGAAAAGGGTAAAATAGATCTGTtctgcagaaaggaggaaagtcagctggaggggaggaaagacAAACAGCACCTGCAGTGTTTCTGAGATAGGTGCAGCTCATGGGAAAGTTGTGGCATATTGCCCAAGTGAGCAGTAATTTTTGCTGTGCAAGTTATCTCTCAGGGTAGGTAAGAATTCGTCAGGTATTgaagagaaagataaaacagTGCAGATGGCCTGCTTGTGCCCTGGCAGGGTTGCACAATATTGGTTTCTCCTAGATAACAAttaactctgtgtgtgtgtgctcttgCCCTCCATACCCCACTCAATAAAAAGTTGGTTGTTTCAGAACCAGGAGAGGTGAAATACAGTGGAAACAAAATATCTGGAACAAAATTGTAGTAATCGTAGTgattcagctttaaaaaaaaaaaaaaatccagtatgtatgtaattttctttatgCTGGAATTGTCTCATAAAATACGTATCTAGGTTTGGGGGATTTTCCAGTGGTTACCTGGCACTTCATAAAGCAAAATGGTATGCAGCTTTTCCCTGGGAGAAAAACCTGtcgcttttcttttttcaaaaagtcGTGTTCTAGCCTTGTCTAAAGATAGAAGGCAGGAATGGattgtgtgtatatacatgtgcaTTCATGTATATTTATTGTAGTTCATCCAGGAATAGATGCtatcttttgcctttttaaaaattaataattagaGTACTTGGGTCACTTAACAGAAGAATTTCAAGATCTACTGTGTTTCATTACCTACATGTTTTCCCATCATGGgtctagaaaaaaatgtactgtcTGAATTTCTAACAACACAGCACTGTGTTGTACAGAATTTGTCTGTATGAAGATTGTTCCTTTTGAAGGTTTATGTTCCAGTGAAAGAATCTCTATagtccttctctttctcttggaCAACTGTGGATTCTGGTTAGCCATTCTCTGAGATGGCTCCATCCCCGTGTGCTCTTCTGATATAGCTAGAGGCTTTCAGCTTTGTGTTGGATTAATGCAGTTGTCATGTGTTTATACTGCTGGGGTCGATAGGGGAGTTGTACAAGACAGAAGGAATTGTCTCAAGCAGCTCCAGAGAAGTGAGATACTGGCTTTTACCATGCTTTTGCTTGCTCAGTAACTTCTTGGTACCTTGGTTTATTCCCCTGTTTCAAAAGGGTGTTGTGTAGCACAATTAATGTCTACAAAGCATTTCAGGACACTGGCAAAGCATCCATGGTACCTTCACtttgtagaaataaataatgttcCTTTGGTATTAAATACCATGTGCCTGGGGGAATAGGAAAACGCTCTGTTAGTAACTAACCAGACTAGCTTTCTGTCACAGACCATGGGGATTACAGACAGCAGGTACAACTGTGTTTTTCTACATACTATCAGTGGCATTGCAAGGATCAGTAAGAATAAGCATCTAATTGGAGAAATCTTTCACAGATCCATGTCGTGTATAAATCAGAGTCCCACCATGTTTTACATGACCATGTGGCTAGTTTTTTGCATGCCATTTCTGGTCTTCTCTTGCATAATTTACATGAGGGCATCCAGAGGCCATGAGATGTTGGCAGCTTGCTGGGTGAGGATGCTTTCCCAGATTAGGAGAgattgctgtgctctgtatgTCCTGGTGAGACTACGTTTCTGGGTGGAGGAGGAGTGTAGCTGTTGTCTTCCCTGGGAAAGCCTCTGGACAGCTGGTATGTCAAGGAAGGCTCAAGGACATTATTTATGAGAGCCAGGGGAGAGTTAGGCATTTTCAGTCGTCacaagtgggggaaaaaatgtctcTGAAGGTGATGGAAACTAAAGAAATCATGCAGGTTTCCTTTAGAAGTCCCACTGAAAGCAGGTGGTGGGCAGGGGAGAAAGTGCTGAGATGGTATTGAAGACTCACTCAAATACCAAGCAGGGTCCAAGGACAGGCTCTTAGAGATCCAGCAGGGTCGAGGTGTTACTAGTAaccaattttttatttctaaccCCAAGTTGTAGGACAGCCGCACCTTGATGGCAGCAGCGAGGAGCAGGTGATAGTTACCAATCCTCCTGATGTTTGCCAGGTAGTAGAGGTGACAACAGAAAGCGACGAACAGCCCCTCAGCATGAGCCAGCTGTACCCCCTACAGATCTCCCCTGTCTCATCCTATGCAGGTAAGCATCCTGGCATTtctttacagtctttttttggaaatgtttggaAGACACTGGGGGAAAGGAGGCTCTTCTAGGGTAGCTGGCAAAGATCCAGAGATGTCTTATTTGGCtgccttctgcatttttaatgaaactcaAAATCTCACAGTCTTCCACTCATTTCACCTTGGGAGACAACTCGGCAGATCTGAGGTTGGAAATGTAAGCTGCAGATTTTAGCCTGTGACTAATGGAAAAGAACCTTTTTAGATGTAATGCAGAGAGGTCTTTTTATCCTTTATTAGACGGGCATTTTCAGTGGTACAAATGGTGTGCTGCAAATATAGTGTGTGTCCCTTGCCCCCTGACTTTAGTAAAGATTAAAGGTCTTCTCTGCTGTATGTGTCCTCAGTGCCTAGCACAGCAGGCACAGAGGGTTGCACTAATGGTATATAATGCAGCACTGGAGCTGAGGGCACTGGGGGTGTGGATCTGTCTTGTTACAAATAGTCTGCAGACTAGAACAGCCATGTAGTGACTGATAAGAAGTGGTActgcaagcagcagagctgtggatGTCTGGCTTCCAACGTCTGCCTCCCATCTGGATTCTCCGATACCTAAAAAGGGGTGAGATAACACGCTTTTCCCTGAGTCAGGGTGCtaatggtttcttttctttgtctggccccttattttcataaaactggTAGCAAGTTAAGAGTCTTTGGCACTCATTTGTCCCTTATCCAAGTCTGACAGAATGTTCAGAAGTTGTTAGGGGAGAACAGACGCAAATGCACATGTGGGCACACTATAGAGTCCCTGCAATCATATAAGCCTTATTTCCATAGAAAGCAGGGCAAAGCCACATTTGAAAGTAGAAAAATTTTCAGATCCAACCTGTCCTTCCTTTTATAACATATTGCTAACTTGCAAGCCTCAGAAGACTGGGTAGAAACACAAATGTCATCTTTTTAGGCAAACTTAAGTATTAATTGTTCCCCGTGCAATTTATTATTTCACACATGGTTTTGCCTTTGACTCATTAGGCTGAAATTACTTCCagacacatttttataaaatatatatgtagtaatttttatctttgtttctggGTGAATAGTATGATGTTCTTTTGAATGGCCTCCAATATTAGTCTCACACATGTTGATAAACGATTATGCTTCCCAATGTGTTTAGTCTGTAATGGCCAAAGCATTTAGAAGGGCTTTGCAAAGCGTAAGGCAGGGGGATGAGGGTGCGTTAACTTACTATCAGCTGGGAGACGGGGCCTTTGAAGCATTTGTCCTCATTCCAAATGCTTCTTCCAAAACTTTTCCCGTCTGTGAACGTGTGAACATGacaatgctgctttcttttaacCTTAGCTACAGGATCCGAGTTCTTGGAATGCAAACAAAAGTCACTGTCTTGGTCTGGAAGTCATGGTGGTTGCTTGGGCTGGGACAATAGAGAAGGGTGGCCTGGTGACAGGAGAACCACCCTGACATGAGCAAGTCATGAGCTACCGCCCCTAAAGTCAATGCAACAAGCCTGCATAAGGAAAATGAGGCACAACTGAAGTACTTCTGCTATCCCCTTATGTTGTCTTAGTATCCTGGTGGCTTTCAGTTGTCCTGACTTATACCAGGACCTGCTAGCCCATAACTCAGATAACACAGAGATGATTTCATGCCACTGACATGCTTTTGAATGCATCTCAAGGCAGCTCTTGATGATCCTGGTTACTCTGGCTAGAGGTCAGTAGCAAGTGGAGTACTGCAAGGGTCTGTCCTGGGACaaattgtatttaatatatCAATGAGCAGAAGAGGCGTTGGAGTACACATTTGGAAGTTTATAGGTGACACCAAATAGGGGACATCAGTTGATATGCTTGAGGGCAGGGCCACCATCCAGAGAGACCTGCAGAGACTGCAGGAATGGGCCAGCAGAAACCTTACAAAATTCAGCAAGGACAGATGCCAAGTCCTCTGCCTGGGAAGGAAGAGCCCTTTGCGGCAATAAGAGGCTGGGGCTGATTGgatggggagcagctctgcagataGGTGGGTGGGCAGTGAGCTGAACACGAGACAGCAGAGCACCCTGGCCACAGAGAAGGCcaccagctttcagaa from Aquila chrysaetos chrysaetos chromosome 1, bAquChr1.4, whole genome shotgun sequence harbors:
- the IRF2 gene encoding interferon regulatory factor 2 isoform X3, producing MPVERMRMRPWLEEQINSNRIPGLKWLNKEKKIFQIPWMHAARHGWDVEKDAPLFRNWAIHTGKYQSGVDKPDPKTWKANFRCAMNSLPDIEEVKDKSIKKGNNAFRVYRMLPLSERPSKKGKKTKSEKDDKFKQIKQEPVESSFGINGLNDVTSDYFLSSSIKNEVDSTVNFVVVGQPHLDGSSEEQVIVTNPPDVCQVVEVTTESDEQPLSMSQLYPLQISPVSSYAESETTDSVPSDEENAEGRLHWQKKNIEGKQYLSNLGMRNTSHMLPSMATFVANKPDLQVTIKEESCPLPYNSSWPPFPDIPLPQVVSTASTSSSRPDRETRASVIKKTSDITQSRVKSC
- the IRF2 gene encoding interferon regulatory factor 2 isoform X1 codes for the protein MMCLLQVKVFLIEVYQKSVFNHREGFIISVALRGGSCTDPNSFPVGVTMPVERMRMRPWLEEQINSNRIPGLKWLNKEKKIFQIPWMHAARHGWDVEKDAPLFRNWAIHTGKYQSGVDKPDPKTWKANFRCAMNSLPDIEEVKDKSIKKGNNAFRVYRMLPLSERPSKKGKKTKSEKDDKFKQIKQEPVESSFGINGLNDVTSDYFLSSSIKNEVDSTVNFVVVGQPHLDGSSEEQVIVTNPPDVCQVVEVTTESDEQPLSMSQLYPLQISPVSSYAESETTDSVPSDEENAEGRLHWQKKNIEGKQYLSNLGMRNTSHMLPSMATFVANKPDLQVTIKEESCPLPYNSSWPPFPDIPLPQVVSTASTSSSRPDRETRASVIKKTSDITQSRVKSC
- the IRF2 gene encoding interferon regulatory factor 2 isoform X2, with the translated sequence MPAKLYSFPVGVTMPVERMRMRPWLEEQINSNRIPGLKWLNKEKKIFQIPWMHAARHGWDVEKDAPLFRNWAIHTGKYQSGVDKPDPKTWKANFRCAMNSLPDIEEVKDKSIKKGNNAFRVYRMLPLSERPSKKGKKTKSEKDDKFKQIKQEPVESSFGINGLNDVTSDYFLSSSIKNEVDSTVNFVVVGQPHLDGSSEEQVIVTNPPDVCQVVEVTTESDEQPLSMSQLYPLQISPVSSYAESETTDSVPSDEENAEGRLHWQKKNIEGKQYLSNLGMRNTSHMLPSMATFVANKPDLQVTIKEESCPLPYNSSWPPFPDIPLPQVVSTASTSSSRPDRETRASVIKKTSDITQSRVKSC